Proteins co-encoded in one Spirosoma endbachense genomic window:
- a CDS encoding alpha-hydroxy acid oxidase, whose translation MSPQNDPIDLSEIINLFDVERLAVGNMTKMAYEYVASGAADEFSLRWNRQALDAIKLNTRVLVDVGEIDTRISLLGLDLPYPILIAPTAYHKIMHPEGELATAQGAGDASAIYVVSSFTTTPLSEIARVATQPLWFQLYVRDDRELTRALIQEAEAQGCRALCVTVDTPVAGVRNRQQRVEFAMPEGVRTPHMADAFALTKSLTWKDIEWLQSFVKIPLLLKGILNPDDADIAVQSGVSGIIVSNHGGRNLDTVPATIEALPRIAETVNKRVPILMDGGIRRGTDVLKAIALGANAVLVGKPICFGLACGGAAGVSKVLTILRTELELAMALTGRATISSIDHSVIWQ comes from the coding sequence GACCAAAATGGCCTACGAATACGTAGCCAGCGGAGCCGCTGACGAATTTTCACTCCGATGGAACCGTCAGGCGCTGGATGCCATAAAACTAAACACAAGAGTGCTTGTGGATGTCGGCGAAATCGATACCCGCATTTCGCTGTTGGGGCTCGACTTGCCCTATCCGATTCTGATTGCCCCCACCGCTTACCATAAAATCATGCACCCGGAAGGCGAACTGGCCACCGCTCAGGGTGCTGGCGATGCTTCGGCTATTTATGTCGTTAGTTCATTTACCACCACACCCCTTAGCGAAATAGCCCGCGTAGCAACACAACCTTTGTGGTTTCAACTCTACGTGAGAGACGACAGGGAACTTACCAGGGCACTCATTCAGGAAGCTGAAGCACAGGGTTGCCGGGCGCTTTGCGTTACAGTTGATACACCCGTTGCTGGTGTCCGCAACCGTCAGCAACGGGTTGAATTTGCAATGCCGGAAGGTGTGAGAACACCCCATATGGCTGACGCCTTTGCGCTGACAAAATCCCTGACCTGGAAAGACATCGAGTGGTTACAATCATTTGTAAAAATTCCCCTTCTGCTCAAAGGTATTTTGAATCCTGACGACGCCGACATAGCAGTTCAGTCGGGCGTTTCGGGCATTATTGTGTCCAACCACGGCGGACGGAATCTAGACACGGTGCCCGCTACAATTGAAGCACTTCCCCGTATTGCCGAAACCGTAAACAAGCGAGTCCCGATCTTAATGGACGGTGGCATCCGACGGGGGACGGATGTGTTGAAAGCCATTGCGCTGGGTGCGAATGCAGTATTGGTAGGGAAGCCCATTTGTTTTGGTCTGGCCTGTGGTGGAGCAGCAGGCGTATCGAAAGTGCTGACTATACTCCGAACCGAACTTGAACTGGCTATGGCTTTGACCGGCAGAGCAACGATTTCGAGTATCGATCATTCCGTGATTTGGCAATAA